A window of Zingiber officinale cultivar Zhangliang chromosome 5A, Zo_v1.1, whole genome shotgun sequence contains these coding sequences:
- the LOC121980992 gene encoding peptidyl-prolyl cis-trans isomerase CYP63-like isoform X1 — translation MATKKNPVVFLEISVDGKPPERMDIELFADVVPKIAENFRALCTGEKGIGASTKVPLCYKGSTFHRIVKGFIAQGGDLSRQDGIGGESIYGRKFPDENFKLKHAGPGFLSLASSAPNSNGSQFFITFRATPELDGKNVVFGKVLSSSALLKKIEHAGTEKGKPLYMVKIVDCGEVSAGKIQVAARKEKVLAEKLRKASSDSSSSDSSGGEQRSNHKRTVKEERKKRKRRYSSDSYSSDDSDSDTYSSDSVSSSESDSSYTSSSSGSRYKRRKRTLRKNKDKHGRRKNDRNRDRQQKIHNNRPTRKAKRSSISSSDSESGSTSNSSSGGEKPSPHDNIKNFKQSPQHTDISAKNDGRKQSLPAASVKPIATGNASKSERIVDPDGNASHEAGHVSKEKRDYPDVTNHSIEKFNERTKKPPNSSERSRKSRSPIKPKEYSIGSRGALPSMERTSSLTRAQHSGDADRSLDRGISRRSKSHSRSPRRELDSSKKPSPTGPPKRIRKGRGFSEQYAYVRKYRTPSPEHSPIRSHYYRARYELGRERNRYPRRPFYADRSPVRRYRGSPRGNSPPGYRTRRDRSRSLSRSPIRGRQRDRSQSRRQSRSPLDRQKPAPSSQLESRLGPQGHDFRFAREQSRSKSPSLSKFRSDAGRACTADKGRSRSTSKSSSPNAANGLVAYGDGSPNK, via the exons ATGGCAACGAAGAAGAATCCTGTTGTTTTTCTTGAGATTTCGGTGGATGGAAAGCCTCCTGAGAGAATGGATATAGAG CTTTTTGCTGATGTAGTTCCAAAAATTGCAGAGAATTTTCGAGCACTTTGTACTG GAGAAAAAGGCATTGGAGCTTCTACAAAAGTACCATTGTGTTACAAGGGTTCAACCTTCCATCGAATTGTGAAAGGATTTATTGCTCAA GGTGGCGATTTATCAAGACAAGATG GCATTGGTGGTGAGAGCATATATGGAAGAAAATTTCCAG ATGAAAATTTTAAGCTCAAGCATGCAGGACCTGGCTTTCTATCATTGGCAAGCTCCGCCCCCAACTCAAATGGATCTCAATTTTTTATTACCTTCAGGGCTACTCCAGAGCTTGATGG CAAAAATGTTGTGTTTGGGAAGGTACTAAGTAGTTCAGCATTATTGAAGAAGATAGAACATGCAGGTACTGAGAAAGGAAAACCCCTTTACATGGTAAAAATTGTTGATTGTGGTGAAGTTTCTGCTGGTAAGATTCAAGTtgcagcaagaaaagagaagg TTCTTGCAGAGAAGCTTAGAAAAGCCAGCTCAGATAGTTCTTCTAGTGATAGTTCTGGTGGAGAACAAAGGTCAAATCACAAAAGAACTGTtaaagaggaaagaaagaagagaaagagaagatatTCATCTGATTCTTATAGTTCGGATGATTCTGATTCTGATACCTACTCATCTGATAGTGTTTCTAGTTCAGAGTCTGACTCATCATATACAAGTTCCTCAAGTGGTTCTAGGTATAAGAGGAGAAAGAGAACATTAAGAAAAAACaaagataaacatggtagaagaAAGAATGATCGCAATAGAGATAGGCAGCAAAAAATTCACAACAACAGACCTACTCGTAAAGCCAAACG GAGCTCAATAAGTTCCAGTGATTCAGAGAGTGGAAGTACCAGCAATAGTAGCTCTGGTGGAGAAAAACCTAGTCCTCATGATAATATCAAGAACTTCAAGCAATCACCGCAGCATACTGATATCTCTGCTAAAAACGATG GAAGGAAACAATCTCTTCCAGCAGCATCAGTTAAACCAATAGCTACTGGAAATGCATCCAAAAGTGAAAGGATAGTAGATCCTGATGGTAATGCCTCACATGAAGCAGGACATGTTTCTAAAGAAAAGAGAGACTATCCAGACGTAACAAATCACTCGATAGAAAAATTTAATGAAAGGACCAAAAAACCTCCCAATTCAAGTGAGAGGTCAAGAAAATCCAG GAGCCCGATCAAACCAAAAGAATATTCCATTGGAAGTCGTGGGGCTCTCCCAAGCATGGAGCGTACATCAAGCCTAACCAGAGCTCAACATTCTGGTGATGCTGACCGAAGTTTGGACAGAGGAATCAGCAGAAGAAGCAAAAGTCATTCGAGGAGCCCAAGGCGGGAATTAGATTCATCCAAAAAGCCATCGCCTACAGGTCCTCCAAAACGCATTAGGAAGGGAAGGGGTTTTAGCGAACAGTATGCCTATGTACGGAAGTACAGGACACCATCACCAGAGCATTCTCCTATTCGCTCCCACTACTATAGAGCCCGATATGAACTTGGAAGAGAAAGAAATAG GTACCCAAGACGTCCATTCTATGCTGATCGTTCTCCGGTAAGACGTTACCGAGGCTCTCCAAGAGGCAATAGTCCACCCGG ATACCGCACCAGAAGGGATCGAAGCAGGAGCTTGTCACGTAGCCCTATTCGCGGCCGGCAGAGGGATCGGAGCCAGAGCCGAAGACAAAGTCGAAGCCCTTTGGACAGGCAGAAGCCTGCTCCGAGCAGTCAGCTTGAATCTCGCCTCGGTCCTCAAGGACATGATTTTCGCTTTGCTAGAGAGCAATCAAGATCAAAGAGCCCTAGCCTTTCGAAGTTTAGATCTGATGCAGGACGTGCATGCACTGCCGACAAGGGAAGATCTCGAAGCACCTCTAAATCCAGCAGCCCTAACGCAGCCAATGGACTGGTTGCATATGGAGATGGCAGCCCCAATAAGTAG
- the LOC121980992 gene encoding peptidyl-prolyl cis-trans isomerase CYP63-like isoform X2: MATKKNPVVFLEISVDGKPPERMDIELFADVVPKIAENFRALCTGEKGIGASTKVPLCYKGSTFHRIVKGFIAQGGDLSRQDGIGGESIYGRKFPDENFKLKHAGPGFLSLASSAPNSNGSQFFITFRATPELDGKNVVFGKVLSSSALLKKIEHAGTEKGKPLYMVKIVDCGEVSAGKIQVAARKEKEKLRKASSDSSSSDSSGGEQRSNHKRTVKEERKKRKRRYSSDSYSSDDSDSDTYSSDSVSSSESDSSYTSSSSGSRYKRRKRTLRKNKDKHGRRKNDRNRDRQQKIHNNRPTRKAKRSSISSSDSESGSTSNSSSGGEKPSPHDNIKNFKQSPQHTDISAKNDGRKQSLPAASVKPIATGNASKSERIVDPDGNASHEAGHVSKEKRDYPDVTNHSIEKFNERTKKPPNSSERSRKSRSPIKPKEYSIGSRGALPSMERTSSLTRAQHSGDADRSLDRGISRRSKSHSRSPRRELDSSKKPSPTGPPKRIRKGRGFSEQYAYVRKYRTPSPEHSPIRSHYYRARYELGRERNRYPRRPFYADRSPVRRYRGSPRGNSPPGYRTRRDRSRSLSRSPIRGRQRDRSQSRRQSRSPLDRQKPAPSSQLESRLGPQGHDFRFAREQSRSKSPSLSKFRSDAGRACTADKGRSRSTSKSSSPNAANGLVAYGDGSPNK, from the exons ATGGCAACGAAGAAGAATCCTGTTGTTTTTCTTGAGATTTCGGTGGATGGAAAGCCTCCTGAGAGAATGGATATAGAG CTTTTTGCTGATGTAGTTCCAAAAATTGCAGAGAATTTTCGAGCACTTTGTACTG GAGAAAAAGGCATTGGAGCTTCTACAAAAGTACCATTGTGTTACAAGGGTTCAACCTTCCATCGAATTGTGAAAGGATTTATTGCTCAA GGTGGCGATTTATCAAGACAAGATG GCATTGGTGGTGAGAGCATATATGGAAGAAAATTTCCAG ATGAAAATTTTAAGCTCAAGCATGCAGGACCTGGCTTTCTATCATTGGCAAGCTCCGCCCCCAACTCAAATGGATCTCAATTTTTTATTACCTTCAGGGCTACTCCAGAGCTTGATGG CAAAAATGTTGTGTTTGGGAAGGTACTAAGTAGTTCAGCATTATTGAAGAAGATAGAACATGCAGGTACTGAGAAAGGAAAACCCCTTTACATGGTAAAAATTGTTGATTGTGGTGAAGTTTCTGCTGGTAAGATTCAAGTtgcagcaagaaaagagaagg AGAAGCTTAGAAAAGCCAGCTCAGATAGTTCTTCTAGTGATAGTTCTGGTGGAGAACAAAGGTCAAATCACAAAAGAACTGTtaaagaggaaagaaagaagagaaagagaagatatTCATCTGATTCTTATAGTTCGGATGATTCTGATTCTGATACCTACTCATCTGATAGTGTTTCTAGTTCAGAGTCTGACTCATCATATACAAGTTCCTCAAGTGGTTCTAGGTATAAGAGGAGAAAGAGAACATTAAGAAAAAACaaagataaacatggtagaagaAAGAATGATCGCAATAGAGATAGGCAGCAAAAAATTCACAACAACAGACCTACTCGTAAAGCCAAACG GAGCTCAATAAGTTCCAGTGATTCAGAGAGTGGAAGTACCAGCAATAGTAGCTCTGGTGGAGAAAAACCTAGTCCTCATGATAATATCAAGAACTTCAAGCAATCACCGCAGCATACTGATATCTCTGCTAAAAACGATG GAAGGAAACAATCTCTTCCAGCAGCATCAGTTAAACCAATAGCTACTGGAAATGCATCCAAAAGTGAAAGGATAGTAGATCCTGATGGTAATGCCTCACATGAAGCAGGACATGTTTCTAAAGAAAAGAGAGACTATCCAGACGTAACAAATCACTCGATAGAAAAATTTAATGAAAGGACCAAAAAACCTCCCAATTCAAGTGAGAGGTCAAGAAAATCCAG GAGCCCGATCAAACCAAAAGAATATTCCATTGGAAGTCGTGGGGCTCTCCCAAGCATGGAGCGTACATCAAGCCTAACCAGAGCTCAACATTCTGGTGATGCTGACCGAAGTTTGGACAGAGGAATCAGCAGAAGAAGCAAAAGTCATTCGAGGAGCCCAAGGCGGGAATTAGATTCATCCAAAAAGCCATCGCCTACAGGTCCTCCAAAACGCATTAGGAAGGGAAGGGGTTTTAGCGAACAGTATGCCTATGTACGGAAGTACAGGACACCATCACCAGAGCATTCTCCTATTCGCTCCCACTACTATAGAGCCCGATATGAACTTGGAAGAGAAAGAAATAG GTACCCAAGACGTCCATTCTATGCTGATCGTTCTCCGGTAAGACGTTACCGAGGCTCTCCAAGAGGCAATAGTCCACCCGG ATACCGCACCAGAAGGGATCGAAGCAGGAGCTTGTCACGTAGCCCTATTCGCGGCCGGCAGAGGGATCGGAGCCAGAGCCGAAGACAAAGTCGAAGCCCTTTGGACAGGCAGAAGCCTGCTCCGAGCAGTCAGCTTGAATCTCGCCTCGGTCCTCAAGGACATGATTTTCGCTTTGCTAGAGAGCAATCAAGATCAAAGAGCCCTAGCCTTTCGAAGTTTAGATCTGATGCAGGACGTGCATGCACTGCCGACAAGGGAAGATCTCGAAGCACCTCTAAATCCAGCAGCCCTAACGCAGCCAATGGACTGGTTGCATATGGAGATGGCAGCCCCAATAAGTAG
- the LOC121980993 gene encoding transcription factor bHLH7-like, translating into MAAMANQHQPQQHPVAVNEDEFFEHIFSMPTSYASVVEAGAPLHRSSADSGGVLRGGPFPLGLSLQHGLSSANQPREEPDRKAIRDAFSSAGLFTPGLELVQPHQIRSNPAFHGQVRQGGVAVMPQQRPKVRARRGQATDPHSIAERLRRERIAERIRALHDLVPNINKTDRAAMLDEVLDYVKFLRLQVKVLSMSRLGGAGAVAQLIAEIPLLVEGEAVWEKCSTDGTERQVAKLMQEDIGAAMQLLQSKSLCMMPISLAMAMCDTHQPEAQMLKPKPNSPS; encoded by the exons ATGGCAGCCATGGCGAACCAGCATCAGCCGCAGCAGCATCCTGTGGCCGTAAACGAAGATGAATTCTTCGAGCACATATTCTCCATGCCGACGTCCTACGCTTCTGTCGTGGAGGCCGGAGCACCACTCCATCGGAGTTCAGCGGACTCTGGCGGCGTCCTCCGGGGTGGCCCTTTCCCGCTAGGGCTTAGCTTGCAGCACGGCTTATCGAGCGCGAACCAGCCTCGCGAGGAACCCGATAGGAAGGCG ATTAGGGATGCGTTCTCGTCAGCAGGGCTGTTTACGCCTGGGTTAGAGCTCGTTCAGCCGCATCAAATTCGTTCTAATCCT GCTTTCCACGGTCAAGTAAGACAAGGGGGGGTTGCCGTAATGCCACAACAACGTCCGAAGGTGCGAGCAAGGCGCGGCCAAGCCACTGACCCTCATAGCATTGCCGAGCGG TTACGTAGAGAAAGAATAGCAGAAAGGATAAGAGCACTGCATGATTTAGTGCCCAACATTAATAAG ACAGATAGAGCGGCCATGCTCGATGAGGTTTTAGATTATGTGAAGTTCTTGAGACTGCAAGTGAAG GTTCTGAGCATGAGCAGGCTTGGTGGTGCCGGCGCTGTGGCTCAGCTGATAGCTGAAATTCCACTATTGGTCGAG GGAGAGGCAGTGTGGGAGAAGTGTTCGACTGACGGCACCGAGCGACAAGTAGCAAAACTGATGCAGGAAGACATTGGAGCTGCCATGCAGCTCCTCCAGTCGAAGTCCCTCTGCATGATGCCGATATCACTCGCCATGGCGATGTGCGACACGCACCAGCCTGAAGCCCAGATGCTcaaacccaaacccaactcccctTCCTAG